CTCCCTATCTTTTTATATATGGAAAATCTCCAGCAAACTGAGGTTTCAACTGTCACAACTGTGCATGCCTTATTGAATATTTAGGactttccccccaccccacccagctAGAAGAGAACAAAGCTTGAACAGCATTCCCAATGTTGACAGTGCAGTGCATATCCCTTCCTTAGTCATCCTTGCTCTCCTGCCACTCTCTCCTCAGCTCTTCAATTTCCTTTCCATACCAGTCATGTAGCTTCTCAAAACATAGCGTACCGGGACAGAAGGGGCTCTCCAAAGAGGGTGCTGGAAGGCCCagcacagcagcagcaccacTACCACCAATTTCACTGCCAGACATTGGGCGCCTCCGAGGTGGCAGGGGAGGAGGCCTGGAGCTAGATTCACTTCCATCATCGGTGCCCATCCTCATGTTTAAAGCACTGGAGTGGATATAGCCATTAGGAAGGGTCTCCTCCACTTTGGGGTTATTCCAGAAAGCATAGCCGTTTTCCTTCACTGGAGAGCCATGGGGGACAGGTTTCTCCTGAGAGGGGCGAAGTGTAGCATGAAGAGCAGCATGTGGGCTGGAGACAGGGCGTCTTCGGTAAATGCCTGACCTTCTACGGCTCCTCTGGCTTCCTGCTAGGGTCTCCTGCATCTCTTCTAGTTGCTTCTCCAGCTCCCGGACCACAATCCGCATGTAGTCAAAGTTGGCACGGGAGAGGGATTTCACCCAGGATTCCATTGCTGCCTGGTTGTCTGCTGCCAGGATATAAGGCCTCGATTTGGCACCTTCGAATTTGATGGCAAAGGCATACTCCTCAGCAGCCTCGCACAGTTCTACCGTGCAGCCTTCTAGAATGATCACCCCTACTGGCTCCTTGCTGTCTTTTTCTTCAAAATAAAAGAGCATGTTGCCTTTCAAGACAAACCAGCGCTTTTGATAGGTGGTGTGACGTTCTCCCTTCTTGTACAAGAAGCCCACATTGTCTGCCGGTGAGTCACAGGTGGCATAGTAGGCCACACTTCGTTCATTCAACTTCATCCTGGACGTTTTCTGCAAGACATTAGAAAAAGAGAAGAGCTTTTTGTTTTCTGATGTTTCAAACTGAGTGACTTGGTGAAAGGGTGGTTATTTGTAGGTGAGGATGGGTATGGGGAAACTTCCCACTGTACTGCTTGTGGATGTGTCCTTATAGAGATCCCAACATTGGAGGGGTAACTATTATCTTCTCATATTTCTCAGCTTTTCCCAATTTCCTGCTAAGTTGGTGTGTCATTTCCTCTCCGTTTGGGTCATTGGAGTCTGTTAAGAAATACAAAACAAACTCCAGGGGAAGACAGGAAGCACAGAGGACAAATGACACAACAACAAATGCCTCATATCTGAACACTGAACCTATGTCACTGGTTTGTTAAAATTAGAGGGTAAaatggtcatgcatttgatataccacctttctggggAACATTTCTATTGTGAgactgtggggaaaaaaaaaccatactgAGTGGCAGACATGTATGCCTAAAGAATACTAACAAAGTGATCTTATAAAATGAATGCACTTTAAGAACaagagtggggaaagcatgcggAACATGGCTCATGGAATGCTTTCAAACCCCTCTGCATGTGAATACATGTAACTGTATTCTCTGTCTGTTTCTTTGACTTGGAGGTGAGAGAAGAGGGGGGCAGCTTGAATGGTACAAGTACCCAAACATTTTGTtgatttggaaagaataatacaaTTAAACCAAGTATGatactatggtgcttattttaaaaGTGTTATTTGCATTTTGGATGTCTATAACTGGCATTTACATATCTATCATGCATAGATGTCCAAGTAGCAATTTTACAAAGTTGGGacatggacatctaaaactgacGAATGTCTAAAGGGcaaggggtgtggtctgggtgtgatttgggtgggactagggcaggcccatttcagaaggggaatggtctatgtccaaaaagatagacgttggGAGTTAAACCTACTTCCTGAGATGTCCATTTCCTCTCACTGACCCGATTTTTACTCCACAGCTATAGGTGTAGTTTGGGAGGGCATGGGATGGCAACCCTTTTCCTCAATATTCCAAGTGCTGGTGCTGAATTGgctcctctccccccacacactatTAGTATGATCTGTCTGCTCCctgccccactcccccccccccccccccgaactgtgTAGGGAAACTACTGTACACCAATGTCCACATCCTTTCCTCAAAGTGCCAGCATTCATAGGACACTAATCATACAACATTGCTATTTGTTTCCTAATCTTGCTACCCTTTTTCACATAAGCCTTTAAGTTTAGGGATATTGGCACCCCATCTGTCACAAACAAGGACTCCACCTTGGCACTGCCTATCTTGCTGTAATAGTAAGGTTCACTCCACTTGCACCATTCTACAACACAATCATATCTTGGCTGCTACAGTCCATTTCAGGAGAATATGCAGAAGCTGTTTGGGACAATCCCTCTTCTAAACCGGGTGGCATGTCAGTACTTATGGAGCTAACCAGCCATGGACACACCAGGAGCAGCCAGAAACAATATGGCCCTTTGTTCTTGTCTTTTTCTCTAGAAGTTTCTTTCAGCTGTAGCTATGCAGCACAGGTGTGCTTTCCTGTGTATGCTTCTGTGTTCCACCTCACCACATCAAATGTTCGAAATAACCTTCTCAAGCTGGTGCATCACATCCCTTCCCTTACAGTCAAATCCCATCTAGAAATCCCTCTTTTTGAACCTGCTTTAAAATGTAATGCTAGTTCCTTGATCATGGCATTTTAAAGTGTAATCATTTCTATCCTGAATGAAGTTTTTCCTATATGTCTTGTGTAGATTGTAGGCTCTTTGAAGTAGGGACTTGTgttaacagcataagaaatgtcagTGTAATAAACACAACATCTTGTAGCACAATATATAAACATATTAATAGAGGTAGTAGTGGGACTTTTAAATGCCAGTAAACACTGGCCTATTGGAGGCACCTCacacagtattattattatttgttacatttgtatcccacattttcccaccttttgcaggctcaatgtggcttacatataaccgttaacggtgttagccaattacatacatagtatgaatgaatacaaagtgatattgtggtataatgaggtatatgtatggtaggaaacagttggggggaacttaagagagggaaagggggaagaagagtcaagtAATGTCCATTGCAgtctttgattatgttgtgtcgcaagtaTAAATATGCAGGTATCATGTACTCTTTGCTTGACAAAGCAAACTATTACTGCTATGTTATTTTTAATGTGTGTACTTGTTATTAGCTATGTCATTGTACATCACTTTACTTCTCTGCTGAGGACAAGGTGATTCACTAAGTGAAAGCAAACAGATAAACCAACCAATCCTATAGAACTGCTGGCTCACTGGGTTATCTGGGACAAGGGCTTCCAGTCAGGTGAACGACTCGTCATCTCCCATCTCTTTTCTGTGTGAGAATGGTAGCGTCTGCATACGGTCATGGACCTAGTGTGTACTGCTAAAGTAAGAGTCTCTCTAGTTGTATACAGGCTACTGAACGGTGTCTTCATTTCCAGATTGATACTGACCCTGTGCTTCTGGTCTAGGGGTTGGAGTAGGAGCACTCTGGCTCCTGGAAAACAGAAGCAAAGAGGCTAAGGGGATCCTGCTGGCTTTCAGACATTACAAGGGGTAACCATGTTATTCTGGTGTAATACGAATGAGAGAGGCAGGTAGCACCTTGTACACTGACCGCTTAAAGAGGATCAGCTCTGGCTGGCTATTCTCTTATCCACCATTACAATAAAACGGACCAGCATGGGCTTCCTAACTTTACCATTATTTTTCTTAGTCTAAGATCCCAAAGTACTAAAACCATTCAATTTATTTACTTTATAGAAATAATTGCCTTTCTGAACATATTTAATATAACAAAATCTTAtcttttcttgcttttttaaGTCTTATCCTTCAGTTCTGAAATGAAATTTTAGCACTTTTCTCTTATAAAATTTTGCAAGACCAATAAGCCAGAAATAAAAGCCTGAAACTGACCattaaatattttgtatttctttagGTATACATAGCTTTAGGCTTAGACAACTAAAAGCAGGCATTACATGAAATAAAACAGCTGAATTTATTCCATCTTCCCTTCTCTTACCATGTGCTTGTTACAAGATGGTGAAATGTTtttgaataattaaaaaaaaaaagattttggttTCAGTGGTTCTCAATTTTGTAGCCCACGGGCAGACTGCAGCTCAGCAAAACATGCACATTAACCCAGTTTGTAGATCATATATATGCACatacccaatgaatatgtatgaggtgCAAGGCCTGTGGGGGCTCTGGGGATACACATTCAATTTCTTCATTCAGTCTACCCAAACCTGGTTTTGTTCATCCTAGTCATGACCACATTGGTTttttgaggtgtttttttttttttttttttggtcttgtCTGtatacattgaggcatattttcaaagcactttaggaggctaagttccataggtttctatggaactttgggaggctaagtgctttgaaaatgagcctcattgtctGTTTTCGCTAAACTTCAAAGAAGAGCTGCACATGATTGCTGGAACTATACAAGCAATACTCATCACCCTAAACTACCAGAATCAGTCTACTTACCTTTCCAAACCTAACAGGATTTATTTAAACATGCACACAGAAAAGCTAACATCTGGAGGTGGGAATCACTGGTCTAAGCCATCTGGAAGGTGAGCACTGGGCAAGTGAACGATGCATACCCTGAGCTGGTCAATGCTGCAATCTCCCTGGAGTCCAGTTAGGAGGTCCTGGGGTCCTGCCCCACCTCATCCCTCTCACCACCATAGAGTCCACCCTGCAAAACACAGCAGAGAGAATGTCAGTCACTCAATATCAGAAAGAGTAATTCCAAGTCCTTACTGTGCCTGCACAGACTGGAATGGACTTGAAAGGAGGAATATCACAGTATGACTGCTGTGTTTTCATATTATGTCAACCTCACTCCATCCcaaaagggagagagctgcttaaGCCTCCCACTGAAATGCCATGAACAGTTTCTAGCCAGAAAGTGGTAACATTTTGCTGAACATTTTGCTGAACAACAAGAGTCTGAATACTTAGCAGCACTGCATATGCATGGACCTgagtgacaaacagagcaacaaAAAGGATTCTTCTTCCCAACAAAAAaggaccctcctctctcctctgcccttgtgTCTGAGCTCAAGACCCAAAGACTAGTGGCTAGTAAGCTGATTTGGTGATACTCCCCCTTGATAAAGcacagcgaaacaggcacctgtcggggtgcATGAGCTCAACAACGAGTACAGATAAGTGCTGTGTGCTTAGTAAACCGTTATGAAATGAATCAAGGAGttgcaatttaaaaaatgtttaagaactaaaaaagataaaaatagaaaaaaaagatataggtaGATGGGGGACGATCTATGATTAAAATACATGCACGAGCAAAGATTCACTGGAGAGTGAAATAAAAACAGCCGTGTTAGTCTTATGAGACTCCACCCCGCATAGTCAATACGCTAAGCTGACTCGCCTAAAATCCTCTGCTATTGTATGTTTGTTTGGActagttctaggataagcagcataaaatgtattgtattgttttgggatcttgctagatacttgtgacctggattggccactgttggaaacaggatactgggcttgatggaccttcggtctgtcccagtatggcaacgcttatataATTGTGTACGTATGTGTGCAGTTCATGTTATTATCTGCCCATACCCACAGAATGTAGTTAACGTGCATGCAGATCTGCTCGCTCTGTCATGCCACCACAGTAACAGTTACTGTGCTTGAGCAATAACCGCACATGTTTTTTCATGCAttaactgcttaatgcactttagtaaaagggatccttaaTCCAGCTGTAATGCAAAAAAATCAAGgtctaacaaaacaaaaaggaggcgCAATTTTTCAAAGCTATTTCCCGGTGTAATCTAGCTGTCTGAAAATTGCTCACCCTTTCCCCGGGTTTCTCAgggattaacccattagtgcccaatgttcccttATGTTGGAACAAATATGCCTTATGTTTCTtttatgtattccattaccattcaACCCTAACCCTTCTGTAACTCCAAATGTTTAACCTCTCCTCATTTTCAtttccatgatgtattgtaagccacattgagccggcaaagaggtgggaaaatgtgggatacaaatgcaatacataaataaatatgggaatattgggcactaatgggttaacagTGTACCTACTTATAGGGCTCAGGGTAGGTTTAGGCCAGGGAGAGAAATGCACCTGCTTTTTCTGTCAGTAATTTTCCATGGCTAGTTTTGCAGATCTCTGCATGGACATTTTCTtggggaaaataaaaattttcccTTTGAGAGGTATTGCAAAAGTATATGTGGATTTTGCAACTCCATAGACTATTTTGACATTTGCCCTCATAAGGGCAATATCTTTTAATGGcacactcttatttttttttaatttgattttaagTTAATACATCAAAGCAAAAACTGTGAAAAGGAAAAGTAGTGATAGATTTCAGGAAACAACAAAGATATTGTATTGTCTAAGAATTAGATAGTTGATGATGTTTTACAGGAATTTTCTtgataaatgttttatattttgttaCTCAGCAATAGGTTATTATGGTTAACATTGTAATTCCTGGAATATTGCCGCCTGTTTTTTTGAGTGTAATCTGCAATGAACTATTTTTGGTATTTGCGAGCTAGAAGATCTGTATAACATAACAGGACAATAAACAAAAAGAAGTAAACAGAAAGTTCTCACTAAGTCCACATTTTAAGGAGATCCAAAAGCAATATAGCCGAAGGAagcactctcctaaccaaattcaaacaagaaattgcaactggcaaaagcatacctctcctacaattcgacatgtctagtgcgttcgacaaaccataaaatactactaaacatcatAGAATACTTCAGGATCGGTGGAAGTGtatttagttggatcaagggtttcctaaccacaagaacataccaagtgatatcaaattcaaatatatcatcaccatggaaaccagaatgtggagtaccccaaggatcaccgctatcaccgacccttttcaacctaatgataacCCCACTAgtcaaatccctatccaaccaaggccttaacccttacatctacaaagacgatgtcacgatatacatcccgttcaaacacgatctaacagaaatgacaaacaaaatcaaactcagcctgcaaatcatgaactcatgggcggatgcatatcaactaaaactcaacgcagaaaaaacacattgtctcatcctctcatcacaatacaacatgaacaaacccatcaatataaacaccccagactacacccttcctgtttcagacagcctgaaaattctcggagttacaatcgaccgaaacctcacactagaaagccaagcgaaaactacaacaaagaaaatgttccactcaatgtaaaacctttcttcccaagggaaatattctgcagcctggtacaatcaatggtgccaagtcacctagactactgcaatgcaaagaacaaatcattaagaaactccaaactgcccaaatcaccgcagccagactcatatttggaaaaacgagatacgaaagcgctaaacccctaagagaaaaactacattggctcccaatcaaagaacgaattgcgttcaaaatctgcaccctggttcataaaattattcacggcaaggccccagtctacatggcaaacctcatagacttaccaaccaggaacacaaaaaggtcagcacgcacattcctacatctccactacccaagctgcaaaggactaaaatataaatcaacatatacagccagcttctcctacataagcatgcaactatggaatgcactaccaaacgtcatgaaaacaatgcacgacctaacaaacttccggaaatcattaaaaaccaatttgttcaacaaggcataccataatgatccaacctaaacacctgaacacTGCAATACAAGGAAACATATACCAGAAcgggacaaaacttaactctttctgcttgactacctaatttactctgtcactcatgaactttaacgcaataccactctgtatttctaccatgggaaacagcatgTGGCAAAGGCAGAAATACCGCAGGGTGCCTGGGCATGCTCGGTGGTAGTGCTGATTGCCATGCGCTTCccatgcagtagccctaccattccttcataaaagggctcctaagtgtcTTATGTAATTTTCTACCTTACAGTGTAATATCTTATCCTGGGAAAAGGATGcttgattttctatttattttccaGATTTATATTCCACTCAATTTGACAATGTTGacaggttacaataaaacataagcATCATTTAACCACAATACTTACACAAACAACATTCatacaataaaaaaattaaacatattactaaaatcagaagaaaaaaaaaaagcttgaacaGTTAAATCTTCATACTTAGTTTCACAAGCTCCAACCCTCTGGTTTCCATGGTTTGCAATTCACTGAGTTCCTTTGAATCGCAGGTAATTCTCCTGAGAAAACCTTGCACAAAGGACTCCAAGGCAAGCTATACTGCCTCCAAGTTTATTTCAATTGGCTTTTCCAAGTGTGGAGTTGTAAACCCAATCCCACAACTTGGAACCTCTTCTCCTCCTGATAGTGGCAGCTGTTTCCCAAGTGCCGCTATGCTTGTAACTTTTGGGGAACCGCACAATGGCTGTATTCCTCCCAATGTGGCAAGCTGCAACACAGTTCCCATGTGGGTGCACCTGTCGAGCAGGGGGAATGACTAGGCTTGCTGGGCTGAGCAAACTTCACTCCTGAGATCTGGGCTCTTTCTAATACCCAGTTCAGCTGGAATACCTGCAGCACTAGCCATCAAGAAGTCAGAAATCAGTTTGACACCAAGAGGGGAGACGAGATGGGCGGAAAGAAGCCCAAGATCCATCCTTCCTTTTCGGCACCAGGAAAACCAGTAATGGCTTAGAAAGCTTgaatataatataaaaaaaaacagagagctcTGATAACACTACTCACTGCCACTGTACTCTCTTAATAGATATGTAGATGTATGCATTTTTTTTGATACCAGAGTAGGGAGTAGTGTGATTAGCAGGGTTCTTCCACATGAAAACTAGTTGGACGAGAAGTATAGTGGAAAACAAACTTTATTCTTCAGGACCTGACACAGCATTGTGTTTTGGCaaaaagcctacatcaggggtccaTAAAGAATACATAcattaataaaatacaaatatgtgtgcatatataataaatacaaaaggtcaaataaaatataaaaaacagcataaaaataagTTAAATCCAATAAATAAGGACATTGCAAATCATTtataaaaagaagaaataaaactaCATATACAGCCGTCTCCTTTTTTACAAGTATGTTTCTTTTTCTCTCCGCACTCAACTTTTGGCAGCTACTCGCGTATCAGATTGCCTCATTTTTTGCTCTGTTGGCTTTCCAACGCGTGCCTTTTCTCCCTAGCAGTCTGTCTCACACCACTCATTCGCCGTCTTTTTACACATACATGTGTGGTACACTCTCACAATGGGCTgtaaccctctttttttttttcctccaagctGGACCATGATACCATAAGTTATTTTACGGAAAATATTTTCGTGACACATTGatgctttttaaacatatttttaaaaaaattttactccTGCCTTTTTTAGACCTCTGGTTCTATTTTCTAATTTCCAATTTCATATGATGGATTATTCACTACACAATTGGATTTTCCTTCTTTTATCCTAATTTTTTCACAacaatttgggtcctttttctccttcttttttcccttttttcttctttcctttgttTTACCCTCTAATTTTTAAGCTTCTTTCATATTGCTTCTATCCCCATTTCTTCGTATACATACCTTCTTCAAATATGTAACACATCTAACTCTTCatttcttcaccgattgctttttCTGTGATTTGAGTTATACATCTTCCAGTGATTTCAAACATGTTTGTCTTTTATCATACATGCTTTCTGTGGCAGGCGTATCCTCAGGGTACACATACTTccttggattctgtataggtttccctgatttgggcacagatcccagatccacATGTAAACTAACTGGTCAATTAAGTGCCAACAATCAATTACCGATGTTAACAAGTACATAAacggcagtaattaggagttacacatgAATCTGCCCTATACCCCATTCTGTACCATGCACACAagtccaaagggggcatggcaatgggaggggTATTCCTAGAATTTAGGCACGTATTATTGTACacttaactgccatcagttgggcagcagcatttacatcaggcataAACACTCGTGCCCAAAGTTAAGCATATTAGCAGCTCATATTGACTATTgtaacactatatatatatatatatatatatgggatgTCAGGAATCAATTCAGAAAAGACTTCAAACACTGCAGAATTCTGCAGCATTATAtcagaagctacactggctacctgttgAGTCATGGTTTACCTTCAAACtatgggcctcttatcaagccacaGTGGCAATGtcaatggagcccattcaaagtgaatgagctttgtcggcattgccataccgggaaccactagccactagcacagcttgataaaagagaccttATGCAACTTGGTTTTTCTTATTCTTCAAGGTCGAACCCCAAGCTATATGATATAAGGAACTGTGACATCCTGCCCAGAAACTATTTGACTCTTAACTTCCCCTCTATTTAAATGTAATGTATAAGTCCAGTTTGTCAAAGCATTTTGCATATCAATCTGCAAAATGGTGGAATTCTTTGTCCGTTCATATACGATGACTTACCAATTATGAAAATATTTCTCAAATGGGTAAAGTCACTTTTGTTCCAAAAATCTGTTGCTTAAAAAGTATTGTTTTAGGAAAGTTGATGGCCTGGCTTCTTTTATtatataaactgcactgaactcGGAGGCTAGCACGAGTTATAAGTATCCTAAGATaatgtaattctataaaggacatttGCAAGGAGTGCCCTGTAtacaatactagcttagcacagattactactactactattaaacatttttatagcgctactagacttacgcagcgctgtacaaatgaacatgaaaagacagtccctgctcaacagagcttacaatctaaattggacagatgaacagagagctaggggtggggaaattgcagtggtaggggtgataagtgaaggtgttgagtaagagagtcatggctaggagtcaaaagcagtagcaaagaggtgggctttaagcctagacttgaagacagccagagactgagcctgacgtactggctcagggagtctattccaggcatagggagcagcgagacagaaggaacggagccgggagttagcagtgggggagaagggggacgacaggagacatttacccagtgaacggagttcacggggaggagtgtagggagagatgagagcggaaaggtactgaggagctgcggagtggatgcacttgtaggtcaaaaggagaagtttgaaccgtacgcggaagcggatagggagccagtgaagtgacttgaggagagggctaacatgagtatagcgactctggcagaatataagacgcgcagcagagttttggacagattgaaggggcgatagatggctgagcgggagaccagcgagaagcaaattgcagtagtctaggcgagaggtgataagggtgtgggtaagggttttggtagcgtcctcggagaggaaagggcgaattttgttaatattatagagaaagaaaagacaggttttggcaatctgctgaatatgagcagagaaggagagagcggagtcaaagatgactccaaggttgcgcgcagacgggacagggaggatgagagtgttatctaccgaaatagagaatggggggagaggagaggcaggtttagggggaaagaggagaacctcggttttggtcatgtttagtttcaggtcaACCTGGCTCCTAATTTGGTGCGCCATTGATtgaatctagcccagtatgggCTGATAAACCCTTGGGCAGAATGAGAAAGTACCCTGATATTTGGCTTTCATGCAGTTGATGGCCTTTCCATGGAATATTCTTGACCAGTATGTGCAGAACTAGTCACCTCTTGCACAGAcgagttcttttcttttccagtGACCTGCTTTTCTTAGCTTCACATGCTTGAatgctttcacttatatacactgtcagctagcacatttgcttatttccgatctgacgaagaagggcaacctttgaaagctaatcaagaaatgtattaagttatgtccaataaaaaaggtatcatcttattttcttttccatgttttattttgtttgatttctattgataaccttaagagtggactaacatggctaccacactcctctacttagctTCACAGAGTTTCCCATAAATGACTGAGATAATCTCTCCATGTTCTTGGTAACATTTGAGCACAAAGTTTACTGTGGTCAAAACTGAAGCCCAAGAGATACTTGTTATGCATACTGAAATTCTGGATCTTTCAATTACATTTTGGGTAAAGTCTAAAACTTGATTTTGGCGACATTACTAATGGAATGcttaaaaaaaatggcaaaagcaacatttaaaaaaaaagtaaaggttTTATGGATGGGCTGTGTTTCATATCTATTTGACTGAGTggaaaaaaattagaggagctACGCCCAACTCAATCTTGctgcaaacagaaaaagaaaaaagattttcAAGTGCATTTTTTGTTAGAACTAAGGAATGATGGGGAGAAAGAAGGTGTTTCAATCCTATTACCCTCCTCCCTTCCATTGCCCCTTTTCTGGCAGCTCTAAGAAGGATTCCTATCTAACAGGACCATACTGAGCTTTA
This genomic interval from Microcaecilia unicolor chromosome 1, aMicUni1.1, whole genome shotgun sequence contains the following:
- the PHETA2 gene encoding sesquipedalian-2 — encoded protein: MKLNERSVAYYATCDSPADNVGFLYKKGERHTTYQKRWFVLKGNMLFYFEEKDSKEPVGVIILEGCTVELCEAAEEYAFAIKFEGAKSRPYILAADNQAAMESWVKSLSRANFDYMRIVVRELEKQLEEMQETLAGSQRSRRRSGIYRRRPVSSPHAALHATLRPSQEKPVPHGSPVKENGYAFWNNPKVEETLPNGYIHSSALNMRMGTDDGSESSSRPPPLPPRRRPMSGSEIGGSGAAAVLGLPAPSLESPFCPGTLCFEKLHDWYGKEIEELRREWQESKDD